A window from Chiroxiphia lanceolata isolate bChiLan1 chromosome 3, bChiLan1.pri, whole genome shotgun sequence encodes these proteins:
- the ABRACL gene encoding costars family protein ABRACL has translation MNVEHEISLLVEEIRRLGTKNADGQVSVKFGVLFADEKCANLFEALVGTLKAAKRRKIVTYQGELLLQGVHDNVDIMLLQD, from the exons ATGAACGTGGAACATGAAATTAGCCTCTTAGTGGAGGAGATTCGGCGGCTGGGAACCAAAA ATGCTGATGGACAAGTGAGTGTGAAATTTGGTGTGCTGTTTGCTGATGAAAAGTGTGCCAACCTCTTTGAAGCCCTGGTGGGAACTCTTAAGGCTGCAAAACGACGGAAGATTGTCACTTATCAAGGAGAGCTACTTTTACAAGGTGTTCATGACAACGTGGATATcatgctgctgcaggactga